TTAAAAGACGGCGATGTTGTGAGCGTCGACACAGTGATCAGTTGGCATGGCTATTTTAGCGATTCCTGCTGGACATATGGTGTCGGCAAAGTCTCAGAAGCTGACCAAAAGCTGATGGATGTAACCAAGAAGTCGTTATATCTTGGGATTGATGAAGCGGTTGTCGGTAATCGGATCGGTGATATTGGCGCTGCGATTCAGACCTATACGGAAGATGACAACGGCTATGGGGATGTTCGTGAGCTTGTGGGTCACGGCATTCAGCCAACGATGCATGAAAGCCCAAATGTGCCGCATTATGGCGTTCCTGGCCACGGCTTGCGGCTCAAGGCAGGCATGACCATTACAATCGAACCGATGATCACGGAAGGCACCTGGAAGATTAAGGGCAAGCAGGTGCCAGGTGATACATGGGAATACTATGTCACGGCTGATGGCAGCAAATGTGCCCAGTACGAGCATACCCTTGTGATTACGGATAACGGTCCGAAGATTCTGACCTCACAAGGTGATCCGATTGATGCCAAGTATCAATTGACCGAAGACGATCTCAAGACGCTTCCGGAATAATGGGATTCGCCGTTAGCCAGACCAAAGCATGACGAACGGTTGATCAGAACCAGCCATCACGGAACCAGTAAGCAGGAAGCAGCCATTTGTTTCCTGCTTTTGTTGTTTTATTTGGCTAAATATATCGCTTTTGGCCGCCGTGCTGTCGGATAATAGAACATTGTAGGAACAAGGGAAAAGAGGGACGATATGGCAGCTCAGGAAGCATTGATCTCAGTCATCATGCCGGTCTATAATGCCGAAAAGTATTTGGCTCAGGCACTGGATAGTTTGCTGGCGCAGGATTATTCGAATTTTGAGATCATTTGCGTGGACGACGGGTCAGTGGATACCAGTAAGATTATTTTAGCAGCCTATGCCCGCCAGAATGCGCGAATGCATGTTGTTCGGGTTAAAAATGGTGGCCAGGCCCGCGCGCGGCAGGTTGGCATTGAACACGCGAAGGGCTCGTTCCTCGCTTTCATGGACAGCGATGATCTGGTTCACCCCCAGTGGTTATTAACTATGGCAGAAGGGATGCAAACACCGCGGGTCGATATGACGGTGGTCAACTACTATAACTATATTGGCGGCACTAAAATTAAAGCCCGATCGTTTCACGCGCCGGTATTTACAATCGAAGGTGATGACAAGTATCGGTATTGGCTTGAGGATCATGATCTGCGAGGCTATTTGTGGAATAAAATGTTTCGCGCCGATTTGTTCAAGGAGCCAGTGCCGGTTGCTAACTTTAATTTGCTTGAAGATGCTTACTTCATCGGCCAACTCTTGCCGCGCATTGATCAAATTCATTTTGTCGATCAACCGCGATATTACTACCGATTTAACGCGACTAGCAGTGTTCACGCCAAATTTCAAAAACGTGATTTGGAAGCCATTCATCAATTGGGGGCGGTGTTTCTGACCCTCGCTCGGGAGAAACCGGAATTGACCTCGCTGGCGGTGCGCCGATATGCAGCGTTGAGTTTGTTTGTGCTATCAAAAATGTCGCCGCGGCAATTAGTGGCTAACTGGGGGTACGCCCAGCAACTGGGAATGGTGTTGGCTCAGTATGCCCGCGAATTTCAAGGAATTATTTCGGCAGGGGATGTCACTGTGCTGGCGGCAGACAAGCCGGGAAAAGCGAGTCTTTTAGGTAAGTTGCGTGCCTGGTCGCATTTGTTGGGTTTGCCAACGTTTGATGACTTGAATAAGCTGGCTGGCCGTGAAAATGATGAGCCTAAGAAGGAGTCGTGATGGATCGTTCATGTTGAGGGAGGAATTTGTTCTATCGCAGGCATGTGCTTATTGGAGACTCTCTCTCCATAACGCGCTCACCGGCGCAGGAGTCTGCTTGTAAGGGTCTTGGGCGCGATGGCCTAAGCCTGGGCCATCACGCCCAAGGCCACTTACACTCCGACTCCTAACCGCGCCGGTTCGCGCTCACAAAAAGCAGCCGTCACCTTCCTTCGAGGGCAATGGCTGCTTCATATCGATCATCATGGAAAATGGGGTGCCGTGTTGGGGGAGGTCAGTTTTGACCCTTTACTTTACGCGGGCTTTTTTTCGGTAGTGAAGAGGTCGGTGCTGTTGGTTTCGGTTACTTTAGCACTGACCGGTGTGGCATAGAGGTTCATGCCTTCCTTTTTGAAAGCCTGTGCCTGAGCAACGGCGTCGGCGAATTGCTGCGCCTGTTCAACCGTGATCTCGGCATCGTATTTGTTGATCCGAATGCTTGTGGCTTTAACAGCTTCGGACTTGAAACTAAAAATCAGTGTTTTCATCAATAATCCCTCCGGTTAACTTAGGCGACGACAGCAGCTTATTGTTGCAAGACGGTGCTGGTCAGTGTTGCGTTTGGATAAAGCTTCGCAAACGCTTGACCGATTGCCAGCAATTCTTCGTCTTTGGCATTAGGGTCAACGTTGTTCATCCGACGTACCTGCTTGAATGCTTCGTTCTCCGGGTCGGTCAGGGTATAAACAATCGTTTGGCGCGTGATATTGCGGCTCATGGTGATTCCTCCTTATAATGAATGACTGGTTTGTTAACGACTCGGCCGATATCGATTAACAGTAGTTTGATTGGTAAGGCGTTTGTTTTGCCTTACACTGATATAAATTGCTAAGGGAGATGATTTGACAACGCGGTGAGGAAAAATTTTAACGTACAGCAGCACTGAAGGTACGCAATCTGTGACATGACAATTATCAAAGGAGATAGAATGACAAATCGAGCAGTCGTCTTTTGTGTAAAAGGTTTACATATTATGCTGACAGCTACGGCGATAACATCTTTAATCAAGCACTATAAATCAGCCAATCCGATGAAAGTACTGGTGATAATGGAGGGGGGTTATCAAGAAGACATTGACTTCATTCGCCAGATGCCGCAGTTGTATGGCAAAGAACAAGTATCGATTGACTTTTGGACGCCGCCTTACGATATGATGGAAAAAGTCTCGGATCATTTTGAAACAGGCACAAAATTGCCGAAAATGGTCCTTTGGCGGCTGTTGCTGCCTTATTATTTTCAGGCGTATGATCAGTTGGCCTATTTGGACAATGATGTGCTGGTGACAACCGATGTGAATGAACTGTTTGATCAGCTAACGCCAGGAGACATCCTTGGCGGGGTTTTGGATTACGAAGACGCCACGCATCCGAATCATAATCGGGCAAAGGAATTTTTCCTGCCGAGTACAGACCAGTACATCAATGCAGGGGTATTTGTGGCTAATGCCCGCGCCTATCGAGCTTTTGCGCCGTTTGACAAGATGATGGCCGCTATCAATCGGCGTAATTACCCGTATGGTGACCAAAATATTATCAACGTTGTCTTTTATCAGCACATTCATCTGTTGCCGTGGCGGTTCAATCTGCAATACGATGATCGGTTACTGGATAAGTATGAACATTTGGCACCGCAACGGGTCAATGAGATAAGGAGCCAGTTGGATCGGCCCGGGATCATTCACTTTGCCTCGAATGGCTATTTTCCCATGCCGTGGGATAAGTTTACGCCAACCACGCATTGGGAAAGATTGTGGTGGCAGACGTTTGCTGAGATTAAGAAGAAACAATTAGCCTTTTTGAATCCTGGACAGCAAAAATGATAAGCGGCTTATTTTTCCATTTCTAAGTGCTCCTGCTCACGCTCTTGCAGAAAGTTTAATGTCTGCTAAAATAATTAAGGTATTTCTTTAAAAAGGGTAAGGTTTTTGCTGACTAACATTTTTGTCACTTCAGGTCAGCTATACTTACAGTCGGATTCCTTCTGGAGTCCTTGATTAATGAAAATTGAAGGGTTCTGATTGTGTGATAACAGCGCAGGCGCCAGGCAAACTTTATGTTGCCGGTGAATACGCGGTGGTCGAAACCGGCTTCCCGGCAATCATTGTGGCATTGGATCAATTTGTCACCGTGACGGTCGAAGCCGCGAAGCATTTCGGCAGTATCGTGTCTGAACAGTATCAAGAAAATTCGTTATACTGGCAACGCCAAGGCGACGAAATGGTTTTTGATAACCGGGATAATCCATTTCATTACATTCTCTCGGCGATTAAATTAACAGAGCAGTATGCGCGTGAATTAAATAAACCGCTTGCTTTATACAAGCTTTATATTGATTCGCAACTGGATGCCAAAGACGGAAAGAAGTATGGTTTGGGGAGTTCCGCAGCGGTGACAGTCGCGACGATCAAAGCGCTTGCCAAGTTTTATGATTTGAAGATGTCCAAAGACCAGATTTATAAGCTTGCGGCCATTGCCCACCTCGATGTTCAGGGTAATGGCTCTTTAGGTGACATTGCTGCATCGGTTTATGGTGGATGGATCGCTTACCGCTCGTTTGACAAAGCATGGTTGGCGGCTGCCAGAAATCAGATGTCACTGGCAGATTTGATCAACGCTGACTGGCCGGACTTGTCGATTGAGTTGTTAACGGCGCCAGCAGATATGCAACTGCTGGTTGGCTGGACCGGTTCGCCAGCATCGACATCACAATTAGTCGATAAGATCACCTTGGCTAAAGCCAAAAGGCCACAACTTTATCAACAATTTCTGACGGCAAGTCGCGAGACACTTGAAAAACTAATTGCCGGCTTTAGGGAACATTCTCTCAGTCACATTCAGGCCGGTATTCGCCGTAACCGTGAGTTGTTGGACGAGTTGGCACACTTTTCCGGGGTTGCGATTCAAACGCCGGCTTTGCGGCAATTAGTGACGCTGGCTGAAGAAGCAGGTGGCGCTGCCAAATCGTCAGGAGCAGGCGGCGGCGACTGTGGGATTGTCTTGATTGATTCCCATCAGGCCATTCAGCCGTTGTTGGCGGCTTGGCGAAAGCACCATATTGAACCGCTGAAGTTCAAAGTCCATGAAATTAATGATTAACAAAAATCCCGGTCATTTTGACAATAACCGAGATTTTTTTATTTTTTTGCGATGAAGTCATGAATTCTTTCTTAGAATTAGCGGAATCGTGTACTCTTCGCAAGCGGTTTCTAGTATAGTAGAGTAGGTAGTTAAATTAGTAGAGAAGGGACTTGTATGCGTGTGAAAGTTCGTAAAGCAGTCATTCCGGCAGCCGGTCTTGGGACCCGTTTTTTGCCGGCAACAAAAGCTTTAGCTAAGGAAATGTTGCCAATTGTTGACAAACCGACCATTCAATTCATCGTTGAAGAAGCTAAAGCCAGTGGGATTGAAGATATTCTGATTGTTGAGGGTAAACAAAAGCGTTCGATTGAGGACCATTTCGATTCGGCTCCTGAATTGGAACAAAATCTAAAAGAAAAACATAAAGATGCCTTGCTACAGCTTGTTCATTCAACCACCGATATCGGGGTTAACCTGTTCTTCGTGCGTCAGCCATATCCGCGTGGCCTTGGGGATGCCGTTCGGTTGGCTAAGTCGTTTGTAGGCGACGAACCATTCGTTGTGATGCTTGGTGACGATCTGATGAATGACAAGGTTCCGTTAACCAAACAACTGATCAATGAATACGATAAGACCCATGCCTCGATTCTTGCCGTTAAGAAGGTGCCACATGACGAGGTATCGGCTTACGGCGTCATCGATCCTGAAAAAGAAGTCTCCAAAGGTCTCTTCAACGTGAAGAAGTTCGTTGAGAAGCCTGCAGTTGCAGATGCACCAAGCGACTTGGCGATCATTGGCCGTTACTTATTGACACCGGAGATTTTCGACATTCTTGAAAGCCAAAAGCCGGGTAAAGGAAACGAAATCCAGCTGACCGATGCCATTGACACACTGAATCAAACGCAACGGGTCTTCGCCCATGAGTTTACCGGCGATCGGTATGATGTCGGTAACAAATTCGGTTATGTCAAAACCAATATCGAATATGGCTTAACCCATCCAGAAGTTAAGGATGAGCTGCGGGCTTATATTCTTGATTTGGCCGCGAAATTGCAGTCAGGCAAATCTGTTGGCAAACCGGCAAATAAAAAGTAACTTGATGTAAATGGATGTCGATGACACATGAGGAGCAAAAGGGTAAGGCTAATTGCCTTACGATGAAGTGCCCTTGCCCGGGTGGATCAGTGGCAGCTTAAATTTAGTTTTTATAGTAGCTTCATTTCAGTCAGTAACAAGTGGCTGAGATGAAGCTTTTTTGTGGGCGATTCCAGTTGCCATTGGTGTTAAGTCCGCGGGTGTACTCAAACGATTGATAAGTGGATTCAGTATATTAAATAACTTAATAATTATGAACATGTTCTTTACAAAATCGTTCTCGAAAGCCTTTTCAGCCCGCCTTTTTAATTTAACCATAAGTTATTATAAGTGTTGAGATGACGGAACTTATAAGCAATTAAACCAAAAATATGTTTAAAAAATAAGCCGAGGTAATAACTGTCAAAAATTAATTCTATCAGATATAATATAACGTAAGTTTGGTTAACCCAAACAACGAGGAGGGAGATGGTGCCGAAAGTCACTGAAATTTGTGTTCGTTAATGGCCGTCTAATCCAGGGGAAGCGTTGCAGGAGGGTTTTACAAGTATGAATTTCTTCATAAACGCATCAATGCCCAAACAGAAATCGGGAATTGAACATGCGGAACTGGCTCGCTTTAGACTCTTTAATGCCCATCACGTTGAGTCGCGTATCGTGATTCGTGACTGGGATCCACAACTCCACGTTCATGCCAAAGAGGCTGGGATTGCGGATCGACAGCTGATTGGCATGTTTGACTATTTTCAAGAAGCGTTAGATGCCCCTCCCAAAAAGATTGTTACGTCAGAGCTTGACTTTGGGGTCATGAATACACACGTGCAACATGAGGAGACGCGGGATCTGGTATTCACAGCTCGTGGGCAGCTGGTTGCGCGGGTTAATTTGAATGACGATAGGACAGTTCAGTCGGTTGAACTTTTTGACGGTTTTAACAATCTTTTTCGGGTCGATCACTATGACAGTCGCGGTTTTGTATCACTAAGTCAATGGTATACACCAGACAACAAAATCGGCACGGAGACTTGGCAAACGCCTGCCGGAAAAACGGTCTTGGAAACTTTTAATAAGGATGACGCGGTTGGCAAGCGCCAAAAGTCAGGCTGGCGATTGATTGATCGGGATGGAACTGTCCGTCAATTTGATACGATTGAGCGTCTGACCAAACATTTTTTTGATTTACTTAACGAGGCTTTTTGGTCAGAAACGACACCGA
Above is a window of Lacticaseibacillus casei DSM 20011 = JCM 1134 = ATCC 393 DNA encoding:
- the map gene encoding type I methionyl aminopeptidase, with protein sequence MITIKSAREIKGMAKSGAILAAMHVGLRDIIKPGISSWEIEKFAKEFFESHGAKAEQVGFEGYKYVTCVSINDEVAHAVPRKGLKLKDGDVVSVDTVISWHGYFSDSCWTYGVGKVSEADQKLMDVTKKSLYLGIDEAVVGNRIGDIGAAIQTYTEDDNGYGDVRELVGHGIQPTMHESPNVPHYGVPGHGLRLKAGMTITIEPMITEGTWKIKGKQVPGDTWEYYVTADGSKCAQYEHTLVITDNGPKILTSQGDPIDAKYQLTEDDLKTLPE
- a CDS encoding glycosyltransferase family 2 protein, whose protein sequence is MAAQEALISVIMPVYNAEKYLAQALDSLLAQDYSNFEIICVDDGSVDTSKIILAAYARQNARMHVVRVKNGGQARARQVGIEHAKGSFLAFMDSDDLVHPQWLLTMAEGMQTPRVDMTVVNYYNYIGGTKIKARSFHAPVFTIEGDDKYRYWLEDHDLRGYLWNKMFRADLFKEPVPVANFNLLEDAYFIGQLLPRIDQIHFVDQPRYYYRFNATSSVHAKFQKRDLEAIHQLGAVFLTLAREKPELTSLAVRRYAALSLFVLSKMSPRQLVANWGYAQQLGMVLAQYAREFQGIISAGDVTVLAADKPGKASLLGKLRAWSHLLGLPTFDDLNKLAGRENDEPKKES
- a CDS encoding DUF2922 domain-containing protein, with amino-acid sequence MKTLIFSFKSEAVKATSIRINKYDAEITVEQAQQFADAVAQAQAFKKEGMNLYATPVSAKVTETNSTDLFTTEKKPA
- a CDS encoding glycosyltransferase family 8 protein, translating into MTNRAVVFCVKGLHIMLTATAITSLIKHYKSANPMKVLVIMEGGYQEDIDFIRQMPQLYGKEQVSIDFWTPPYDMMEKVSDHFETGTKLPKMVLWRLLLPYYFQAYDQLAYLDNDVLVTTDVNELFDQLTPGDILGGVLDYEDATHPNHNRAKEFFLPSTDQYINAGVFVANARAYRAFAPFDKMMAAINRRNYPYGDQNIINVVFYQHIHLLPWRFNLQYDDRLLDKYEHLAPQRVNEIRSQLDRPGIIHFASNGYFPMPWDKFTPTTHWERLWWQTFAEIKKKQLAFLNPGQQK
- a CDS encoding phosphomevalonate kinase; amino-acid sequence: MITAQAPGKLYVAGEYAVVETGFPAIIVALDQFVTVTVEAAKHFGSIVSEQYQENSLYWQRQGDEMVFDNRDNPFHYILSAIKLTEQYARELNKPLALYKLYIDSQLDAKDGKKYGLGSSAAVTVATIKALAKFYDLKMSKDQIYKLAAIAHLDVQGNGSLGDIAASVYGGWIAYRSFDKAWLAAARNQMSLADLINADWPDLSIELLTAPADMQLLVGWTGSPASTSQLVDKITLAKAKRPQLYQQFLTASRETLEKLIAGFREHSLSHIQAGIRRNRELLDELAHFSGVAIQTPALRQLVTLAEEAGGAAKSSGAGGGDCGIVLIDSHQAIQPLLAAWRKHHIEPLKFKVHEIND
- the galU gene encoding UTP--glucose-1-phosphate uridylyltransferase GalU; the protein is MKVRKAVIPAAGLGTRFLPATKALAKEMLPIVDKPTIQFIVEEAKASGIEDILIVEGKQKRSIEDHFDSAPELEQNLKEKHKDALLQLVHSTTDIGVNLFFVRQPYPRGLGDAVRLAKSFVGDEPFVVMLGDDLMNDKVPLTKQLINEYDKTHASILAVKKVPHDEVSAYGVIDPEKEVSKGLFNVKKFVEKPAVADAPSDLAIIGRYLLTPEIFDILESQKPGKGNEIQLTDAIDTLNQTQRVFAHEFTGDRYDVGNKFGYVKTNIEYGLTHPEVKDELRAYILDLAAKLQSGKSVGKPANKK